In Anabrus simplex isolate iqAnaSimp1 chromosome 14, ASM4041472v1, whole genome shotgun sequence, a genomic segment contains:
- the LOC136885313 gene encoding oocyte zinc finger protein XlCOF6, producing the protein MMGDNVKDEDFLGKIEGEMDAICISGSMENLPEVKTETIWVEETKIQPEEPHEFLLPLNETVCKTEETSPFISDTPSLEHGVEEDTKEETLIKDEKLMSPSEEASALPLSIHETRSEEIVPAANVSVTSCARIGPIYYCVQCDAQFQRQSDFKRHVKMGHKQIKSIPCPKCEKVFRYPSKLAEHLVVHSDKKPFSCKFCYRQFARSADQKKHMFSHSKHTYSASLEYTRESSKPKDKHITTLKHVDVSDKHKETLFLMNQKKEITIKKNDHFCFLCSEPFTSKLELQHHQATVHCLNNVYQCLKCRVSFSDLSKLLEHNSKHSSKMKSSKISSNENFSRRPTLNDRTHQHSSVEPKLLKDVHKSPHPKFEYSCAVCAKTFQWPSRLKDHMLTHTKEKCFTCDHCKRGFARKYDLIYHMSKHVGHKMYSCPICKMAFVSSSLVDRHISSHSQVPLYACSLCHKSFNLLKHLEKHISRHYLNATGQSCVVCHKKFALTSSLRSHMLIHLHGKSFACPLCRRHFFNSSALRVHLQNIHKKYQLNSEIFQETKDSKNGLCHEVAETSIFNSERDKVLGKDEIGVQSNDVDGDPLDVLKSPVCDSGQIRVIEASVVQENKESSNNMVADLIKVSDTKSGDGDTDTHHSSGLPSE; encoded by the exons ATGATGGGAGACAATGTAAAAGACGAAGATTTCCTTGGtaaaattgaaggtgaaatggatg CCATTTGTATCTCGGGCAGTATGGAGAACTTGCCTGAAGTGAAGACAGAGACCATTTGGGTGGAGGAGACAAAGATTCAACCCGAG GAACCTCATGAATTTCTGCTTCCACTGAATGAAACTGTTTGCAAGACAGAAGAGACTTCACCTTTTATCAGTGACACTCCGTCATTGGAACATGGTGTAGAAGAG GACACGAAGGAAGAGACCCTCATTAAGGATGAAAAATTAATGAGCCCATCTGAAGA GGCAAGCGCACTTCCCTTATCAATTCACGAGACTCGTAGTGAAGAAATAGTTCCTGCAGCTAACGTTTCTGTAACATCTTGTGCCAGAATAGGTCCGATATATTACTGTGTACAGTGTGATGCACAGTTTCAAAGGCAATCAGATTTCAAAAGGCACGTGAAAATGGGTCATAAGCAGATTAAGAGTATTCCATGTCCCAAATGTGAGAAGGTCTTTCGGTATCCATCTAAACTTGCCGAGCATCTTGTTGTTCACTCGGACAAAAAGCCATTTTCGTGCAAGTTCTGTTATCGTCAATTTGCACGTTCGGCTGATCAGAAGAAACATATGTTTAGTCATAGTAAACATACTTACAGCGCCAGTTTAGAATACACTCGAGAGTCTAGTAAACCGAAAGATAAACATATTACCACATTGAAGCATGTAGATGTATCTGATAAACATAAGGAAACATTATTTTTGATGAATCAGAAAAAAGAAATTACCATCAAGAAAAATGATCATTTCTGTTTCCTGTGCAGTGAACCATTTACCTCTAAGTTGGAGCTACAACACCATCAAGCAACAGTTCATTGCTTGAATAATGTCTACCAGTGTCTAAAGTGCCGGGTGTCTTTCTCTGACTTATCAAAACTATTGGAACATAATTCCAAACACTCTTCCAAAATGAAATCGAGCAAGATTTCTTCCAATGAGAATTTCTCAAGAAGGCCCACCCTTAATGACCGTACGCACCAACATTCGTCTGTAGAGCCTAAACTTCTCAAAGATGTACATAAGAGTCCACATCCGAAGTTTGAATATTCCTGTGCAGTGTGTGCTAAAACATTTCAGTGGCCTTCACGCTTAAAAGATCATATGTTAACACATACAAAAGAGAAATGCTTTACCTGTGATCACTGCAAGCGGGGATTTGCTCGAAAATATGACCTGATATACCACATGTCAAAACATGTAGGCCACAAGATGTACTCATGTCCAATTTGTAAAATGGCATTCGTATCTAGTTCTCTAGTAGACAGACATATCAGCTCCCATTCCCAAGTTCCTCTTTATGCCTGCTCATTGTGTCATAAATCGTTTAATTTACTAAAACATTTGGAAAAACATATTTCACGTCATTACCTGAATGCCACTGGTCAATCATGTGTTGTTTGTCATAAGAAATTTGCACTCACTTCTAGTCTGAGATCTCACATGCTTATCCACTTACATGGAAAGTCGTTTGCATGTCCATTATGCAGAAGACACTTTTTTAACTCTTCTGCTCTCAGGGTACATCTCCAAAACATACATAAGAAATATCAGTTGAACTCTGAAATTTTCCAGGAGACAAAAGATTCCAAGAATGGACTATGTCATGAAGTGGCTGAAACGTCAATTTTCAATAGTGAAAGGGATAAAGTATTG GGCAAGGATGAAATTGGGGTCCAAAGCAATGATGTTGATGGAGATCCCTTGGATGT